The Candidatus Saccharibacteria bacterium RAAC3_TM7_1 nucleotide sequence CCAAAAAGTAGTGCCAAGACGACAACGAAGACGATTGCAACGTTCATGCCTTTAGTATAGCAGTATGGCCGATAAAACGCGGTAGCCTATGCGCCGATTTTGTCTTTTTTCGGACGGCGTTTGGCATTTTGCTCGATATACTCGATGATCTTCTCGGCTACATTGCGCTTAGTAATAAGCTCGGGGGTCTTAATGCTTGCACTCGAGTTTACTTCGAGCACCAGCGGACCACGTTCCGAGCGCATCATGTCGACGCCACAGATAGGCAGACCCATGGCCTTCGCAGCCTTCAGAGCTGTCTTTCGCTCTTCTTCGGTCAGCTTCACCGGCACGCCTTCACCACCTTGGTGAGTGTTGCTACGAAAATCGCCGTCCAGGCTTTGGCGCTTGACGCTCGCGACCACGCGGCCACCAACGACTAATGCACGGATATCGGTACCGGCTGATTCTTTGATAAATTCTTGCACCAAAAAATTCACGCCTTCGACATAGAAAGCCTGCATTACGGCCTTGGCTGCCTTCGGGGTTTCAGCTAGTACTACACCGTTACCGTGAGTACCGCGTGCTACCTTAATAATCAGCGGTGTACCGCCGGCAAGCTCGATAATGTCATCGAAACTAGCTGACTCACGGGCAAAAACGGTCTTTGGAATGCCGACTCCCGCTTTTGCCAGCACCTGATAAGCACGGAGTTTATCGCGTGAACGATTAATCGCCAGTGATGTCGCCGTCGTGAACGACCCTTGCGCCTCAAATTGGCGCACAATCGCGGTACCGTATTTGGTGTAGCTCTGAGCAATCCGTGGTATTATTGCATCAAAATGGCCGAGGCTCTCACCTTTGTAGCGCACTACTGAGTTATTTTTTTCAATTGCCGTATAGGCATCCTTATACTTGATGATCTTGACTTCGTGGCCTCGCTTCACCACCTCCTCTTTGAGACGCTTGGTGGTGTAGTTTCCTGGTCCATTGCTTAAAATCGCGATTTTCATTTATTCGTTCTCCAGTTCAGATTGTAATTCTTCAAACCGCACTTGATCATTCACCGATAATTTCTTCGAGCCATGCTGCACATCAACAATGAACTTACCAGCTAATGTATTACGTCCAATTAAAATCGGAAACGCTTGGGTTTGACGATTCGCTAACGTACATTTTGTACGAACTCTTCTTCCCTTTAATTGTAACGTAATAGGAATCAAATAACGAACTTCTTTGTGTCCAGTTGAGTTTGCAACAACACGTTTTTTATAGCTTTTACTATGAAATAATTGTCCTGTGTAGAATGGCGAGTCTTTACCAAAAAACGACCATGATAAAATGCCATCTTCTTCAGATAGACTGCTCGCCCATATAGCTGTAGTTCGTGCACCGGTGTCAATGCGTGCTGGCACCTTCTTTTGATTTGTTGGCACAATCCAAACGTATTCTAGGCGACCAATGATTAATTTAGATTTTTGCTTGCTCACCGATCAATTCCTTCAGCATTTCCGCATACTTTTCTAGCTTCTCTTCCATAAATGAACCTGATGAAACTTGTGGAGCTTGATTTACCTCTAAAATATACGGTGTCTGCGTCTTTGCATCCAAAATAATGTCAACGCCAGCCACTTCCAGCTTTTCTATTCTACTTGCCTCTACACACATATTGAGGAGCTTCTGGTCAAATGATGATAAGTCAATCAGCTCCGCCGTGCCGCCTTTTGAGGTATTGTTTAGATATTCACCCTGTCCGGCGGTTCGCTTAATCACTAATACGGGTCTAAAATTAAATACGAGCACTCGATAATCGCCTTTATTCGGGATGAGTTCTTGCAACACAAACTTCGTGTTGTCATGCTTTGCCAGAATATCCTGTAGCTCTGCCCGCGAGCTTACGGCATAGTTCTTCTCACCCTTAAATCCATGGTTGTCTTTGACAACTGCCTTTGGTGCAAATTCATCAAAACGCCGAATCATCTCATCGTGATTACCAAATAACGTGTGAGGCACAGGAAGGTTAACCGACCAGTGAAGGAAAGATGCACTCATCTTATCAAGTGTTGGGCGATTTAAGTACGAGTCTATATACTTTACCCCCTTCTTTTCGCAATATATCGTAATTGCTCGGGCTTCTTCGATGAAAGTACTGACATGGCGAAATACGACCAAGTCAAAATCTGCTACATCAAAAAGTTTAGTAGGGTGATAAATTCGTGCACTATCAGTAGACACATCAAAAAAAAGCTCGTCAATATCGCTGCATTCCACCTCTATAGCATCATGCAGTTGCTCCGCCAGACGTTTGGCAAATGTAAATGACTTTGCGTCATTACTCCTGTCTCTGTTGTGATGGAGCAATAGGGTTTTCTTCATACGTTTATTATAACATTTTTTGCATTAATATTCAATGGTCTACCTTTATACACGTAGTGATATGTCTTTGAAAAGCTCTGCAGCTTCAGGATCCATCGGGTTAAACTGCGCGGAAAGAACCCAGCGCAGCTTTTCTCGCCGTTGCTCTTCCGGTAAGGCCTTTATGCTATTAAGCCAGCTTTTCGACAGCTGATCGCCATCACTATATGACTTGTCGCGGGCATCGACTGCATTCCCTCGAGTTGTTCGCAACATCGTCTGATATGCTGAGACTTTTGCCTCTCGTATGTCTTTGGCTGTTTCTGCTCCCGATATCATAGCTTGTCGGGGCCACATTATCTCAAACGTTTCTCTGAAATCACGCCGTTCACCTCCTATGTCGAGCCCAAGTTGAAGACCAAGTGATACATAGTAGGCAGATCCGGCTTGAGTATCTTTCCCAGTAATAATTGACTCGATAGCCTTACATAGCCCCTCTTCGAAAGCAAGATTTGTTTTAGATGGTAAGCGATGGGCAGCATTTGGCTGCTCATCGGCGTTATTTGCTCTCAGGCAGTGTGTTGCTTCATGCAACGGGAGTGGTTTTAGTCGTGCCCCTGTAAACGGTGGTCTATTTCGACCTACATCTATTGTACGATGTGCATGGTTCTCCTCGGCTTGTTTGCCTTCTGTAAATCGGGAGCGCCATCCTTTTCCACTGAGAGAAACTGCATCCAGAGCATTGTCAAAGTATGGTAGTACCCTATCTACGGGTACAGACGCGGGGATTTCTTGCGCCAAGAATTTTTCTAAACCAGGAAGTATAACGGTCAGATCACCCTTGAACATTTCCATAGTTTCTGGGTCTAGCGTCTCGAATTCAAAGTCCACGGGGACTTTAACGTCTTGTGTACGCTGAAGAAATTGCGTTGCGACTGCTCGTTTTCTTCCGGTAATTGCAGAGTTCCGAGTCCATGTACGTGCCCGCGTATAGTCTTGGGAAAAGTAGTAGGCGAACCTGTCAGGATCTAGCTGACCAAATATCTCAAAGGTTACGTCCCCTGCCTCCTGTCTCAATACTTCAGCTGAATCAATCGCCGTTTCAGCCATCATCCTACGGATCTTCTGATGACGATTGAGCTCCATGAGTTTAGATTCTATGACCTCAAAAATATGGTCTTTCTCTTCTTCAGATCCCTCCACATACTCAACATCTTCAAGGAGGTTAACAAGCGAATATATATACTGGTGCAGCGTCTCCGATTCAAGCTGAGGAAACTCCAGCCGAGGCCACCGCTGGGATGAATACATAAAATCTTCGAGTGCTTCTCGACGTAATTTAGCATCTGATACAGAGTGCTTACGTACAGCATACGGCACATTCGATGGTATTTTTGTTATCGGAAATGTTTGATATTTATCAACAATCCCTGCGATTGTGACCATGTACTTATACTACTACAAAGTATTCTAGCCGAGGAAGCCTTTTTTTGCGCCGCCAAACTGTTTGAGTAAATCCTTCTGCTTTTTACTCAGCTTAGTCGGCGTATCAACGATAATCGAGACGATATGGGCACCGCGGCGGTCACTACGGAGATGTGGCACACCGTGACCGGATAGCTTGAAGTCAGTTCCGCTCTGGGTACCGGCCGGGACTTTCATGCGAACCTTGCCATCAACCGTCTCGACATCGATTTCCGTCCCGAGCGCTGCATCAATCATATCGACGTGCTCTTCACTGAGGATAAGGTCGCCTTCACGGGTGAATTTCTTGTGTGCTTTGACGCGGAGGTGGATATACAGATCGCCGCGTGCACCGTTGGCGATCGCTTCACCGCGATCCTTCAGACGGATTGTGGCGCCGTCATCGACTCCGGCCGGTACTTTCAGCGTAATCGTCTGCTTGCGACGCTCGGTACCCTTGCCCTGACAGACTGTACAGACCTTTTCCGGTACTTTGCCGCGGCCTTTACACGTCTCACAGGTGACGGCCTGCTGGATAGCGCCAAACATCGTGTTCATAACGCGCGTTTGCTGGCCGGCGCCGTGACAGGTCGGACAGGTTCTTAATTCATGGCCAGGCTCAACGGTTGTACCGTGACAGTGTGAGCATTCGTCGTCCATGTCAAGTGCTAGGTCGCGCTCAATGCCAAAAACCGCTTCCTCAAATGTCAGCTGAATACTAGTCTCGACGTCACGACCGCGACGCGGTCCTTGCTGTGCGTTGCCCCCACCGCCAAAGAACTGACTAAAGATATCACCGAGCCCGCCGTCACCGAAATTGAACTCGAAGCCTTGACCGCCATTGAAGCCCTCAAACGGGTTGCCACCACTGTAGCCACCGCCGCTCGCACCGCCGACACCAGCATGGCCAAACTGATCATAGCGCTGACGCTTCTGGGCGTCTTTAAGCACCTCGTAAGCTTCGTTGATTTCTTTAAACTTTGCCTCATCACCACCTTCTTTGTCCGGGTGGTGCTTGACGGCAGCCTTTCGGAAAGCCTTTTTAATCTCATCAGCTGAGGCATCTTTAGCTACGCCAAGTACCTCATAATAATCTCTTTTAGCCATGCTGTGCCCCTAAACTCCTGCCCCTCATCAAAACCTGAGCGAAGCAGTCTGCAATCAGATTGTGAAGCATCAAGTTTTTGATGCGTGGGTCGTAGTAATCGCGTTTTGTCATCTGTTACTATTGTAAAAAATTAGCACTCGAATTACAAGAGTGCTAATTTACTTTCACAACGTAATTCACACCATAGCCGGTATCCATAGTCGCCGCACAAGTTCCATCAGTTTCATTGGTTGCGGCCGGCAACGTCTCCAGGGTTACATACAAGTAAGTTCCTAAGCCGCACGATTCCTTATAATATGCGAAGCATCTTGTACTGCCTGAAGCGCACGCGACTGCGCCTGATGGATCCTTCAAATCACTGGAGATATAGCCGGCATCCTTCAAACAATCGTTCATTGATTTGGGGGTATACAAGTAGTTAAACCACCACTTACCATCTCCGTTAGCCCCACAACCACTGCCCGTTTCCATATAATCTCCGTGGTCTACGTACCAAAGTTTCAGACCCTTTGCGATGGCTGCCAGATCTGATCGTCTATCAGCATCACGGGCCCGTGCTTGCATACCGTTATACGCCACTACCGTAATGGCAGCCAAAATAGCAATCACGACAATTACAATCAAGAGTTCGACAATCGTAAAACCGCTTGTGGTTTTTCTCATAGTATTTAGTGTAGCACGACGCCAGGTTAGTACTGCCAAGCCTGCCAAACGCCGTGGGTTGCATCAGATATCCAGCCGGCAGAGGGGCAAATGAAAGATTTCGAAGTACTCGGGACATTCGCAGCCTGCTCATATCCGATGAACCAAAGTACATAAAAGTTTCCCCTTGAGCCATCACTACAACCATACGACGTACCCGCCGGTCTAATATATCTATAGTAATGATTCGCATCGTTCAATGGATCAACCGGTAGATTACTCATATACGGTTTTAGCGCAGTTGCAAAGGTGGTCCAGTTGGTATTCGTACTCTCATAATATCCACCACCGCTGGTTGGGTAATCATTGTTGTCAATCTTATACAGTTCAAGAGCCTTTTGAATCTCTGTGCTATCATTGCTTCTTCGATTGTCCCTAGCCCGAGCCTGAATACCGTTATACGCCACAGCAGTAATAGCGGCCAGGATAGCGATCACAACGATGACGATCAGGAGTTCAACGATCGTGAAGCCGCTTACGGTTTTTCTCATAAACTTCAGTATACCACCTCGTCTAAAAGTTTTTGCGGATGTGCGAAAAGCTATAATCCCAGGTGGCATCAGTCTTTTTGTGCGGGTTGAAAATATTATCTGGGTCGTAGAGTTTTTTGATATCTTTCATGACACCAAGGATTTTTTTACCATACATTGCCTCAAGCCACGGACCGCGCACCAGGCCATCGTTGTGTTCACCGGAGATTGAACCTTTGTATTTGAGAACCAGCTCATTGACTTCCTTTTGAGCTGGCTTTAGCTTGGCTCGCTCTTTCGGGTCTTCGATTTTCATCAGCGGAATCACATGGAAGTTACCATCGCCAAGGTGCCCGGCAATCGTCGCGAGTAATTTGTACTTGCGGATAATCCTCCGCAGTTTTGGTAAAAATTCGCTGAGGTATTCCGGGTTGACCACGAAGTCATCAATAAATGGCGCGGTGTGCTTGTCTTTCACTTTGCTCCGAAGGAGATTGAAACTTTCCCGCCGCATGAGCCAAAACTTTCGCGACTTGGCTTCGGTGTCGTCTTCTTCGAGATAGGTAAATGTCTTAAACTTTTGCAAACTCAGTTTTGTATTATGAATCTTCGCGTTGATTTCGGCCTGAGTATCACCGGTAAATTCAATAAGGAGAATCAGCTTTGGCACGCCAAGTCCGAGTGCAAGGCCGTCGGGGATAAGCGCGATAACCATCTTTAGCCATTCCCACAGTCCAAGTCGTGGCAAGAAAGCAAAGACGAATTTAAAGCTCAGCCACAGCGTAGCGTCATCAAAACATTCAAACGTGGCCGGTTTTTTCGCGAGGATCGCCGGGATGATATCTCCCAGCTTGTCGATATCGCGCATATAGCAAACCAGTGTACCTTCGTATTTTGGCTTTGGCACGAGTTTCACTGTGCCTTCGGTAATAATACCAAGCGTTCCCTGCGCACCCACAAACAGTTTCGTCAGGTCAAAGATACCAGTTTCGCGGTTCCAGACATTCCATAAATGATACCCCGTCGAATCTTTCGTTACATTCGGCTTGGCCGCTTGGACTTCATCATAATATTCTTCGAGGAGTTCAAACGTTTTCTTATATAAATCACCCTCGAAATCACCCTGCGCCATCTTACGTATCAGGCCGGCTTTATCGAGCGGCTTTATCGTATATTCATTTCCATCGGCAAATACCATTTTTAGTTCGGTCACAAAATTATCCGTCTTGCCATACTCAAGTGATTTTTCACCACCGGAATTATTACTCATAATGCCGCCCATGCCCGCAAGATCGCGGCTGGCCGGGTAACTCGGTAGCAGCGAGCCGTGCTTGAGCGTCTCGACTTCGAAGTCCTTATACATCATGCCTGGCTGAACTGTCGCCTGCTTCGCCGACACTTTTTCAAGTTTTGTCATGTGCCTTGAAACGTCGAGGATAATCGACTCACCTATCGCGGCTCCCGACATATCGGTTCCACGCGAACGCATGGTGATACTGAGCTCGGGATGAGATTTTTTATGTTTGCTCACGAACTTTACTGCCGCTTTTATATCACCAGCATCCTTTGGAAAACCAACGACCTGAGGTTTCAGTTCAAACAAGCTCGCGTCGTGACTGTAAAACTCACGCGTCTCCTCGCTGGTATCGAGCTCGCCTTTGAAGATTCTTGAAAGTTCTTTTTGTAAATCCATCTACTATTAACTTTACCTTTCGCTCATGAAAACCACAAGCGACATACTATGTTGTTCCGGTTTCGTCCGCTACAGGCTATACTAAAGACTAATGAAACCCGTCACCTTCGTACTTGGCCGCTTATTCGGAACGCTTCGCGCAGAATGGCAACAACTATACAACCGCTATTTCGGTAAAATCGAGCGTTTTGAGGGAGACGCAGAAGCCATCTGTCGGCAGATTGTCGACCGACTCTGGAAAGGTGATTTCTACCGCACGTCGCTCGGCCATTTCGATTTTTTCTGGATGCGCGATTTTGGTACCGTCGCTGAGTCACTCTCTAAAATCGGCTACCGGAAACATGTCCTCTGTACGCTACGCTGGGCACTGCTACACTACCGCCGCTCCGAGACGATCACCACCTGCATCGATAAGTCCGGCAACTGCTTCAATGCACCGAGTCATGCTATCGACACTTTGCCCTGGCTCCTTCATAGCCTATACGTCAGCCGTTACGATCTCAATAAAGCCGAGCGGGCGTTTTTGATCCGCCGCCTAAAAAAATATTGCAAAAAATATCTCGATACTACTGGCCATACCCGGCCAAAATTTGCCGCTGAAATGCGCGACGCCGTAATCTACGACCGCAGCGCCTACGCGGTCAGTTTGATCGGCCGCATGGCCTACTGCGTCCACAAGCTCGGTCTCGAAGACGGCTTTCCGTTTAAGCCTCAGCTCTACCAGGACGAACTCATCACCCGCTACTGGAACGGGCAGTATTTCAATGCCGACCGCCTGACTGACGCCTTTAGCGCCGAGTGCGCGCTCATGCCGTTTTTCCTCGGCGTGATCAAAGATGAGAAAATGCTCGAGGCAACGCTTGACTATATACAGGACAAAAAGCTCAACAAGCCGTTTCCGCTCATTTATACCAACAAGCCGAGAACCTTTACCTATCACTGGTGGATGACCAAACCCTTTATGCCAAACTACGAGGAGCGTTCGCTCTGGAGCTGGCACGGCCTATTCTACCTACACCTACTAAAACGTCACAAGCGCGAGGAGTACAAAGCCGAAAAAGGCGCCTTTGCTAAAGGTATGATTGAGCAGCATCGCACCTTTCCAGAGATGCTTAATCCCGACGGCTCATGGTACTACGCCCCCATCTACCGCGGTGATCCAGGCATGGTGTGGGCTGCGCTGTATGTCGAGCTTTAATTATTTCTTCTTTTTCGTATCGGCAACGAGTGCGTTCAGCTTGTAACCGACGAGTAGACCGGCGACAACTGAGCCAGTGGTATTGATCCACATCCAATCAGACTGACCAATAGTCCCTAGGTTGCCTACAATAAATAGTAGAACCCCTTCAATGACGGCCGCCAGCAAGAGGGCAATGATTACGGTTACTATAAGATCTGTGATGAACTTTGATGAATTTTTCATACACTAACAATATCACTAACGAACCAAAGAATAAAAGCCCCCGTATGCTAGGGCTTTTATTTTTGTAGCTTGGCTTTAACTGTGTCTACTTTTTATCGTCGATGACTTCGCCCTCGACCGGTTCGTCTTTATCCGACTTTTTGTCGCCGTCTTCTGAGGCAGGTGCTTCCTCTTTTGATGCGGCTTCGTACAGCTTGGCGCCGATCGGCATCAGGATGTCATTCAGAGCCTTGACAGCTGCTTCGAGTGCATCTTTATCGGCCGTATCGTCGTTTTTCACTTTCTTAGCGTCTTCGACGGCTTTTTCGATTGCCTTCTTGTCGTCATCCGAGATCTTATCTTTATGCTCATCTGGCAGCTTTTCAGCTTGGTAAATAGCGTTTTCCAGCTGGTTACGTGTTTCCACCGCTTCACGCTTTTTCTTGTCTTCATCAGCGTGGGCTTCGGCTTCTTTTTGTGCTTTTTCGATATCGTCTTTAGACATATTGCCAGAATCCTGGATGGTAATTGACTGCTCTTTACCAGTGCCTTTGTCTTTGGCGGTTACGTTCAAGATACCATTAGCATCAAGGTTGAAGGTGACTTCAACCTGTGGCACGCCGCGTGGTGCCGGGGCAATGCCATCGAGGATAAAACGGCCAAGTGACTTATTGTCAGCAGCCATTTCACGCTCACCTTGCAGCACGTGGATTTCCACCTGCGGCTGGTTGTCGGCAGCAGTCGAGAAGGTTTCAGACTTGCTGGTAGGAATTGTTGTATTGCGCTCGATCAACTTGGTCGTCACACCACCCATGGTTTCGATACCGAGTGATAGTGGCGTTACATCAAGAAGGAGTACGTCTTTGACGTCACCTTGCAGTACGCCACCCTGGATAGCCGCACCGACAGCCACGACTTCGTCAGGGTTCACACCCTTGAGCGGATCTTTACCAAAGATTGTTTTGACCTTTTCAACAACCGCTGGCATACGGGTCATCCCACCAACCAGCACGATCTCGTTGATTTCACTTGCCTTGACGTCGGCGTCTTTGAGGGCCTTTTCGACCGGACCGACCAGGCGGTCGATCAGATCTTTGACGAGATCTTCGAGCTTACTGCGGGTCAGCTTGTACTCAAAGTGCTTCGGGCCATCGGCATCAGCCGTGATGAACGGCAAGTTGATTTCGTATTCTGTCGTCGTAGAAAGTTCTTTCTTCGCCTTCTCGGCCTCATCTTTGAGGCGCTGCATGGCGGCTTTGTCGCTCTTTAGATCGACACCTTCCTCGTTTTTAAAGACATCGAGGAAGTGGTTGACGATGCGGTTGTCGAAGTCTTCACCACCAAGGTGCGTATCACCATTGGTTGAGCGTACTTCGAACACACCGTCGCCAAGTTCGAGAATGGAAACGTCAAAGGTACCACCACCGAGGTCAAAGACCGCAATTTTTTCTTCCTTCTTGCCTTCGAGTCCATAGGCCAATGCGGCCGCAGTCGGCTCGTTGATAATTCGCTTAACTTCAAGGCCAGCAATCTTGCCGGCGTCTTTGGTTGCCTGACGCTGTGAATCGTCAAAGTAGGCTGGGACAGTGATGACGGCCTCGGTGACTTTTTCACCTAGGAAGCTTTCGGCATCTGCCTTGATTTTTGAGAGAATCATTGCCGAGACTTCTTCTGGCGTGTAGTCTTTGTCACCCATTTTTACTGCGACACCGTCGCCTTTTTTGACAATCTCATAAGGCATAATATCGTGGTCTTTTTGCACTTCATGGTCTGAGAATTTACGACCGATCAAGCGTTTTACCCCGTAAATTGTATTTTCAGCGTTTGTCACGCGCTGGCGCTGCGCTACTTGACCGACCAGGCGCTCACCTTTCTTATTTATAGCAACGACACTTGGCGTCGTGCGGTTACCTTCAGCATTAGCAATAACCTCCGGCTTGCCAGCCACCATATAGGCAAATGCCGAGTTGGTTGTACCGAGGTCGATTCCGATAATTTTACCCATGTTGAGTCCTCCTTGCTACTTACTATCTACCATATTCTATATACTACTTTAGCACTCCTCGCTGGACAGTGCCAAAACTATTACTAGTGTAAAAAATTAGCACTCTCATGTCAAGAGTGCTAATTAAAAAATTTACTATAAGTCCTGAGCTAACTTAGCCCACCAGTTGCCAACGGTATAAGTACCACATGTTCCCCCGGGGGAAGATCCTGAGCTGCTACTTACTTCTCCTGTACGAACACCGAGCACATAGAATGCCGTCGGACATCCATTTGACCCTGCACTATAGCGATAGTAATAATATATCTTTGCTCCTGTCGTGTTCATATCCCCTGTATTTATAGGATCCACCGGAACGCTATAGAGTACCCCTGCCGTCACCAGTTGCTGCAAAAACGGATGATTGCCATTTGGGATTCGAGCTAATCTCCCATCCACCTACAGAGTTGCCGACTGCATTTGGATACGAGCTATTTTGTATCTTATAAAGCTCCAGTGCTTTTGCGATTGAAGTAATATCCTGAAGACGCTGCGCATCACGGGCGCGCTGCTGAATGCCGTTATATGCCACTACTGTGATCGCCGCCAGGATTGCAATCACCACGATGACAATAAGAAGCTCGACTATAGTGAATCCTCTATGCTTCATCAATTCACCCTCAATGCATAGTTCATGCCATAGGCTGTATCCCAACCGCTTTGGCAGGTACCATCAAGATCGGTTGCTGCTTGAGGAAGTGTTTCAAGATGAGCATAAAGATAAGTCCCGCTTGCGCAGCTTGCTTTCATATAAGCAAAACAAGTCAGACCCGTGCATGCTCCTAGCCCACCTGGGTCAACTAGTGCTTTTGATAAATAGCCCCCCTCTGTCAAGCAGGCGTTGATTGACTTTAATGAGCCAGCTCCATCATAATCGGATGGTAGCCATCCGTAACTATTAGTACCTCCACTTCCACACTGCAAAGAAGCATAATCGCCATCATTGTCTACTGCGTAGAGTTTTAACGCCTTAGAGATTTGAGCGAGATCTTGCTTACGAACGTTATCTCGTGCACGAGCTTGGATACTGTTATACGCAACGATAGTAATTGCCGCGAGGATAGCTATCACCACAATGACAATGAGGAGTTCGACGATAGTGAAGCCTGTTTGTCTTGCCCACAATTTCATGTGCACATTATAGCATAAGGGGCATTTGCGAGAGACTCTGATGATCGTCGCACCGAATGGCAAATCGGCTGGACATCAGCAAAGGATAATACTCATAACTCCTAAAACTTTATGTAGTAGTTTACGTTTTCAGTTGTGTCAATACCTGACGCACAGGTTCCATCTGTGGCAGTGTCTGAGAGCGGTATCCCTTCCATATGTGCATACAGAAATGTTCCCATACCACAGGTGTATTTCAGGTAAGTAAATTTCGTTTGCCCTGAGCATGTTTTGTTGAAACAAGGATCTTCGACATT carries:
- a CDS encoding hypothetical protein (RAAC3_TM7_1_189), with protein sequence MKPVTFVLGRLFGTLRAEWQQLYNRYFGKIERFEGDAEAICRQIVDRLWKGDFYRTSLGHFDFFWMRDFGTVAESLSKIGYRKHVLCTLRWALLHYRRSETITTCIDKSGNCFNAPSHAIDTLPWLLHSLYVSRYDLNKAERAFLIRRLKKYCKKYLDTTGHTRPKFAAEMRDAVIYDRSAYAVSLIGRMAYCVHKLGLEDGFPFKPQLYQDELITRYWNGQYFNADRLTDAFSAECALMPFFLGVIKDEKMLEATLDYIQDKKLNKPFPLIYTNKPRTFTYHWWMTKPFMPNYEERSLWSWHGLFYLHLLKRHKREEYKAEKGAFAKGMIEQHRTFPEMLNPDGSWYYAPIYRGDPGMVWAALYVEL
- a CDS encoding hypothetical protein (RAAC3_TM7_1_190), which encodes MKNSSKFITDLIVTVIIALLLAAVIEGVLLFIVGNLGTIGQSDWMWINTTGSVVAGLLVGYKLNALVADTKKKK
- a CDS encoding Chaperone protein DnaK (RAAC3_TM7_1_191), encoding MGKIIGIDLGTTNSAFAYMVAGKPEVIANAEGNRTTPSVVAINKKGERLVGQVAQRQRVTNAENTIYGVKRLIGRKFSDHEVQKDHDIMPYEIVKKGDGVAVKMGDKDYTPEEVSAMILSKIKADAESFLGEKVTEAVITVPAYFDDSQRQATKDAGKIAGLEVKRIINEPTAAALAYGLEGKKEEKIAVFDLGGGTFDVSILELGDGVFEVRSTNGDTHLGGEDFDNRIVNHFLDVFKNEEGVDLKSDKAAMQRLKDEAEKAKKELSTTTEYEINLPFITADADGPKHFEYKLTRSKLEDLVKDLIDRLVGPVEKALKDADVKASEINEIVLVGGMTRMPAVVEKVKTIFGKDPLKGVNPDEVVAVGAAIQGGVLQGDVKDVLLLDVTPLSLGIETMGGVTTKLIERNTTIPTSKSETFSTAADNQPQVEIHVLQGEREMAADNKSLGRFILDGIAPAPRGVPQVEVTFNLDANGILNVTAKDKGTGKEQSITIQDSGNMSKDDIEKAQKEAEAHADEDKKKREAVETRNQLENAIYQAEKLPDEHKDKISDDDKKAIEKAVEDAKKVKNDDTADKDALEAAVKALNDILMPIGAKLYEAASKEEAPASEDGDKKSDKDEPVEGEVIDDKK
- a CDS encoding PilE-like protein (RAAC3_TM7_1_192) — its product is MKHRGFTIVELLIVIVVIAILAAITVVAYNGIQQRARDAQRLQDITSIAKALELYKIQNSSYPNAVGNSVGGWEISSNPKWQSSVFAATGDGRGTL
- a CDS encoding General secretion pathway protein G (RAAC3_TM7_1_193), which translates into the protein MKLWARQTGFTIVELLIVIVVIAILAAITIVAYNSIQARARDNVRKQDLAQISKALKLYAVDNDGDYASLQCGSGGTNSYGWLPSDYDGAGSLKSINACLTEGGYLSKALVDPGGLGACTGLTCFAYMKASCASGTYLYAHLETLPQAATDLDGTCQSGWDTAYGMNYALRVN